DNA from Candidatus Zixiibacteriota bacterium:
GCTGTTGTCGAGATGTTCGGGGGCTTCCTTGACAATCTCGATGCCGCGCGACAAGTAGCGGTTGCGGCGAATATACCCCTTGCGCTCCAATGCCTCCAGCGCCGACCGGACGCCGTTAGTCGAGTTGATGCCGAATTCCTCGCCGATTTCCCTCAATGAGGGCGGCCAACCCTTCTCGACTACCGACTTCTTGATGTAGTCGAATATTTCCCGCTGACGTTTGGTTAGTTCTTTCATGATAACCTCTCTTGTTTTTGTTGGCGCACGAGGACGTACACAAACCACAAAGCACAGCCAATAAGTCAGAAGTAACTTCCGACTTCACGGTTTTGTAACCTCTGACTTCGTGCACGAATAGCCAAAACCGCAAAGAGGGTCTTGACCTACTGCTCCGTTCCTCGCAATGACTACAGATAAACTATTTTGACCAAGCCTCTATGCTGCTCGGACAAACCGTATAGCCTCACTAACGCCTGAACATTTATTTCCTGTTAATAAATATACTGCTCATTTGTTCATTCGTCAAGAAAAAAATGAAGCTTTAGTGATTTATTTTTGATTGGCGTACGGTGTTGGATTTACACAAGATGGCAGGAAAGGGTTCCTGCCATCGCTTTGAAAACTTTAATAATATTTTATTTTCTTGTTGGTGCACGAGGACGTACACCAACCACAAACCACAAAGCACAGTCAATAAGTCAGAAGTAACTTCTGACTTCACATTTAAAGGCTGCTTGTTGGCGCACGAGGATGTACACCAACCACGGTATATACAATATCGGAATACTAAGATTATCAGCAAATTGCTTTGAAGTTATAATTCCCTATTACATTTCAACCAGCGAATCAAGCTGGGCGCGCGCCGTGATGACACTTTTTACGCTCTCATCAGCTCCAGACATAACCGATAGGTATTTAAGCAAATACTGTTTATAATTTTCATTATCTTCTTTGTTTTTGTAAATTTGAGACAATTCAAAAAGCGTAAAGGCATGATTAGGATTATCCTCAAGGTTGGCAAGCAGTTCCTTTATAGCTTTTTCAGGTTCCCCGGCTTTATTGTAAGACCTGCCAAGCAAATATCTAAAAACCAACATATGAGGCGGCAGTGTTTGTTCGACAAGATATTGGTATTTCTCAATTGCAACCCGGTAATCCTCTTTATAAAAAGCAATCGCCGCTTGCAATGAAGCTATCTGTAAATCCAATTCTGTCAAAGTAGCGCTATAAGCAGTAGGGCTATCTTTCAGGGCGGTTTTTAAGCTGTCTAATTTTTTTACATTGTATGCCGCACTGTCAAAATCCTTATTGTGCGCAAATACAATTCCCTCAATGCTCAAAGCTTTGCATCTATCGGGTTTTTCTTTAAGCACATCTTTTAGTATTTCCAATGCTATTTCCGTTTTACCTGCCAGAAAGTAATTGTAGGCTATTTCAATATCGTAATTCAATTGACGCGGTCTGCTGTCATTGTGTTCTTTTGCCCTTTCAATATAGCCAATCGCATCGCGGTACCTGCCTATTTCTCGATGGACTGCGCCTAAATGATACAAAACAAAATCTAGATCGGGTTTAATCCTGTTGGCTGTCTCAAATTCCCTGATAGCCTCATCATACCTGCCGAGATTCATGAGTATTTCGCCATAAGAATCGTGAGGGTTGGCTTCCTTTTTGGCCAGTAT
Protein-coding regions in this window:
- a CDS encoding tetratricopeptide repeat protein — its product is MAKRFILIIFIALLIFSAIYALWDKKDVTTSSDLAYQVYIAGTEKWKNAYLRDAIPEFERAVKIDTNFAMSYAHLAELYNYIDRKEEAGEMMAKAMTLLPLVTEREQLLIKITDATINTNLENQEKLIDEYVEKFPDDIFANHFEAKKFMLEKDFDNAINEYEKIIDRDPAEASAYNMLGYLNYYVRNYDNAMSYLKKYSILAKKEANPHDSYGEILMNLGRYDEAIREFETANRIKPDLDFVLYHLGAVHREIGRYRDAIGYIERAKEHNDSRPRQLNYDIEIAYNYFLAGKTEIALEILKDVLKEKPDRCKALSIEGIVFAHNKDFDSAAYNVKKLDSLKTALKDSPTAYSATLTELDLQIASLQAAIAFYKEDYRVAIEKYQYLVEQTLPPHMLVFRYLLGRSYNKAGEPEKAIKELLANLEDNPNHAFTLFELSQIYKNKEDNENYKQYLLKYLSVMSGADESVKSVITARAQLDSLVEM